From Strix aluco isolate bStrAlu1 chromosome 5, bStrAlu1.hap1, whole genome shotgun sequence:
CCATAGTGGAGCTTGTCTCCTACAAATTCGAGGTGGCGAGTCTGTGCGAGTGTTGTGGTTGGAGGCTGGAGGCAGATCTCCAGCCTGAGATTAgtgtatttttgttcttttgggaAAAGCGCAGTGGTTGGGTGGGTGGTGTAGGGAAAGAAAATGCATCAGATAACTGATAACTACATTTACTCCAACTCTTCCACTCCGTAGTTGCATGTATGACAGGTATTTTAGGCATTTATGTGCTGAAATAAATCCTCATTTGAATGATGATCTGTCACAGAAGTGGATATATGTAATACATTAAAATAGTTAATGATGTTTTTAAAGTTAATTGCAATTGTGGAGCTGTTCAGAAATTGATCAGGATTACACGCTTTAAAAACAGTTGATCTTTCACATCTTTGTGTGAACAACATTGTGGCTTTTAAGTGAAATCACTTTCATGATAAGGGAAAACTCTCTTCTGCATTTGACGAATGCTGTATCTCAGAGTAGTAAGAGTGTttagaaaaagttaaaatagTGGAAAACCTCAAACGCTTTATTCTTGTAGCATTGAAAGCATCCCGTAAGGGGTGTCAGAGGAAAAAGACTGCTAAGCTGAGTTTAAGTGTTCAGTAGTAGCACAAATGAAGCCATAAACATAAGTTGTACTTCCTCCTAACCTAAAAGTAAACCATATGGCATTAATTGTATATCTATCTGTCAGTATAGAGGTCAGAAAACATCACAACAGTTATCAAAGGACTCAGGCTTCTTCCTGAAGGCTGTGTACCCCGGGGGGGGCGGGTTGCGAGCTGCTGTTACAGATGAGGAATCTGTGCAGGGTAGCCCATGTTGCTCATTTCAGTCTGCACAGCCTCTGCCACGCTCATCCCTCTGTTCTGCGCTGTGAAGGTTTGTCACATTGGCAGCGCTGCCACAGGCCATGTGAGCTGGCATAATGCTGCTGTGACCCCGAGCTGGCCTTCCCCAGCGTCTGAACTGGGGGGGTGCGAGATGGTGAACTAAGGTTCAGTCAGTCATTAACACTTGCCTCTGCCTGATGATACAgtttaaaagcaaacacactgTCTCCAAATTTTGGTTTTTCTATATGGCTGTATGAAAGATGTGAAactattcttgttttcttcctctaaagACATATATTTGATGTATTTCTTTGCTAGATATCAGCATTGCTAGGTCACTTGCTTTGATTTCAGTGACTTCAAATCTGAAAAAATCCCTGGAGTCGTGCAGTTTGTTGTGTGTGCGATGTACATCAGTACTTGCTTGTTCAGTTACTGCTGTGCTGGGGGAGGATTTTCCTGAGATAATTTACAATTGAAATAAGTAACGTGTAGAGGCCATGCTCAGCTCAGTAAATGAAGGAGCATTTACTGTAACTCGACAAAATGCACTGAGAGCACCGAGCGCCTCCTGCGCTCCCCTCCTCACTCGCCACACGCCTGCCCGCACACACGCCTGCCCGCACACACGCCTGCCCGCACACACGCCTGCCCGCACACACGCCTGCCCGCACACACGCCTGCCCGCACACACGCCTGCCCGCACACACGCCTGCCCGCACACACGCCTGCCCGCACACACGCCTGCCCGCACACACGCCTGCCCGCACACACGCCTGCCCGCACACACGCCTGCCCGCACACACGCCTGCCCGCACCCCCGCCATTGCCGCCGAGCGGCCGCCAGGGAGCAGCCGCGGCCCTCGCCGGCCCCGCCTGGCGCCCGACGCTCGCGCTGTCCGACAGCGCCCCCTGGCGCCCGCCGCGCTCACGGCTGCGCTTGACTTGCAGGTCGCACCGGGAGGTACACGCTGATCGAGAAATGGCGGGAGACGGAGAGGCACCTGGCACCTCACGAAAACCCCATCGTGTCGCTGAACAAGTGGGGGCAGTACGCGAGCGACGTGCAGCTGATCCTGCGCCGCACCGGGCCCTCTCTGAGCGAGCGTCCGACTTCGGACAGTGTGGCTCGCATCCCGGAGAGGACTCTGTACCGGCAAAGCCTGCCTCCCCTGGCCAAGCTGCGGCCTCCCAGCGACAAATCAATGAAGAGGAGGGAGCCAAAAAGGAAATCCCTCACCTTCACCGGGGGGGCCAAAGGGTTAATGGACATCTTTGGGAAAAGCAAGGAATCGGAGTTCAAGCAAAAGGTGCTCAACAACTGTAAAACAACAGCAGATGAGTTGAAGAAACTGATCCACCTCCAGACAGAGAAACTTCAGTGCATTGAGAAACAGCTGGAGTCCAACGAAGCTGAGATCCGCTACTGGGAGCAAAAGTATAACTCCAGCCTGGAAGAAGAAATCCTCAAGCTAGAGCAGAAGATCAAAAGGAACGAAGTGGAGATTGAAGAGGAAGAGTTCTGGGAAAATGAGCTGCAGATTGAACAGGAGAATGAAAAGCAGCTaaaggagcagctgcaggagatGAGACAGAGGATCCTGGACTGCGAGAGCAAGCTTAAGGACTACATGTCTCAGATCCACAACATGGAAAGTG
This genomic window contains:
- the RASSF8 gene encoding ras association domain-containing protein 8; amino-acid sequence: MELKVWVDGVQRIVCGVTEVTTCQEVVIALAQAIGRTGRYTLIEKWRETERHLAPHENPIVSLNKWGQYASDVQLILRRTGPSLSERPTSDSVARIPERTLYRQSLPPLAKLRPPSDKSMKRREPKRKSLTFTGGAKGLMDIFGKSKESEFKQKVLNNCKTTADELKKLIHLQTEKLQCIEKQLESNEAEIRYWEQKYNSSLEEEILKLEQKIKRNEVEIEEEEFWENELQIEQENEKQLKEQLQEMRQRILDCESKLKDYMSQIHNMESGLEAEKLQREVQESQVNEEEVKEKIEKVKGEIDIQGQQSLRLENGIKAVERSLGQAAKRLQDGEQELEQLTKELRQVNLQQFIQQTGTKVTVLPADPVEVEATHVELEREPTFQSGSLKRPGSSRQLPSNLRILQNPLSSGFNPEGIYV